The DNA segment CGTTTCCGCCACCAGGCGCGGCCGGTTCCGCGTCAGCGCCTTGGCCCGGTCGATGCCCAGATGCAGGGCCATCTCCTCACCAGTGCAGCCCGGGCGGACGGTGCCCGTCTCGGCGAGTTCGGCGGCCAGGTCGTCGAAACAGCGGGCCATCTGCCGCCGCCACTGCTGATCCTGGTGAAAGGTGATCGGCGGCAACAAGCCCAGGACACGGCCCTCGCCCCGCCCAAGAGGCGCATCACCCACGGCGGCGACGTCCTGCCAGAGGTGCTCGGACAGCTCCTCGAGCGCCACCCGCAGTACCGCAGCCGTCCGCGCGGTGAGCTCCTCGTCCTCCTCGCCGTCCTCGTCCCAGCCCTCGTCCTCCTCGTCGTCTTCGTCCCACGCCGCTGGCCCGCCATGGCGGGCGAGGGAATGCAGACGGCTGCGCACGCGCTGCGCGGCTTCTTCGGGAGCGGCCAGGGCGTTGTCGATGATCTGCAGTTCGTCGGAGAACTCCTGGGCGCTCAGCAGCGTGCCGGCCTCGGCGAGCAGGGCCGAACCCGCATCTGTGCAGGCGTTCTTGGCGGGCAGGACCACGGCGAAATAGCTGTCCGTCAGCCGGTCGATGACAGCGGCCACCACCCCCGCGACGACCAGCGGGTCGGCGAAGGCTTCCTCCACCTGCAGCCGGCCGATGACGAGGACACTGGAGGCCGACTCGATGAACTCCTCGAACTCGTAGGTAAACCGGCCGGCCTCGTCCAGAAGCTGGGCGGCCACCAGGGCCGGGAAGGACTGTTCGTCGACCATCCGCTCGCGCAGATTGTCGGACTTCCAGTACAGGCCGCGTACGGCCGAAAGGCTCCCCACCGGCGTACCGGCCGAGGTGATGCGCACCTCCCAGTTCTGCACCCCCTGCGCGGCAGGGTCCAGCAACTGGTGGGTGTGGTGGAAGTCGAGCGCCAACTGGGCAAGGTCCGCCCCCGCTGCCGCCTGACCCGGTCGAGTGCTCAACGTGCTCCCTCGGCGCCTGTCCTCGGCCATCGCCTGCGACGGCCCCCGCAACAGCGTAGTGGCCGGACACCGGCGGTCTTTCCAGAACGTGCACCGCGCATCCGGGCCCGGGATGCGCGAAACCGGCCGGATCCCCCTGGGAGCCAGGCTGCGCCGTGCAGCGGCAGGGGCCCGGCCCACCGGCCGGCGGGTGCGTCAGCCGTCGTCCGGGTCCGCAGCCACGATCTCGGCCAGTTCCTGGGCGGGCAGGCGCGACCACGCGGCGATCTCCTCCAGCGCCACCCCGGCGGTGACGGCCGCGGCGGCGGTGTGCACGATGGCCTGATCGATCAGGGCGGCACTACGGCTGAGGTGCTCCAGCAGCGTGCGGGCCACCTCGGCGGTGGTGCCGCTGTGCACGCCGCGCAACTCCACCAGCTCCTCCCGGGCCTCGTCGACCAACTGCGTGATGTGGCACCGGTGTTCGGCGCTCACCGTGGCCCGCCACCGGCTACCAGAGCCGCCCGACTGCTGCTCTGCCGCCAGGATGCGCAGCTGGCCGGCCATCGTTGCGGGCTGCTGTTCCCGCTTCACGTGCCACGGATCCTCCCGCCACCCCGGCGGCCCGGCCTCGCCGCGGCGAGCGCGCACGACCGCGCCCGTGAAGTCGCTCAGCGGACTGCCGGTATCGGCCGCGAGCAGCGGCCCCAGCCAGGCGCGGCCCACCCGCTCGCCCAGTCGCCGGCAGAACGCGTCGCCGGTGTCCCGTGCCCTCGGCCGCAGGCCGCCGCTCGCCCGCCAGGCCAACTCGGCCATCGCCGGCTCCAGCAGCGCCCCCGCCACAGCCACGACTTCCGGGAAGATCGCCGCGTCCCGACCCACGATCCGCCACTTGGCCAACTCGTCGCCGACGCTGCCGCCCGCCAGCTGGTGCAGACGGTATGGCCAGACCTCCTCCTGCTCCCAGTACAGCGCCTGCTCCCACCAGCGAGCCACCACCGCATGCGCCAGCTGGAACGCCTGCTCCGGCTCCACCCCGGCGCGCCCCGCACGCCGCGCCACGCCTGGCCACCGCCGCTGCGCGGCCACCACCTCGGGCACACTCCCCAGATCGAGGTGTTCCAGCGGCTGGTCCGCATCTGCGCTCAGCAGCCACCGCCCGTGCCGCACGCAGACCCGCTGCCAGCGCGGCACGTACCGCACCGCCCGCACCGCCGCCCCTGTGCGCCGCGCGGTGCACAACCGGCAGCCGAACGCTGCCGGACCGGCCACCGCGCCCGCCGCTCGCCACCGCGCCTGCGCCACGGCGGCCTCCCGACCAGTACCGATCTTGGGATCGTCCACGGTGAAGGCGGGCAGAGCGCGCGCCAGCACCGTCGGCTCCACCCCGCACAGCTCGGCAAGCACAGCCCGCCCGGCCTCGTTGAGGACGACCTCCGCGTCGGCCCGCACGCCGCCGCCGTCGTGCCGGGCGGGGGAGTTGCGACACGTCCAAAGCCGCAGCACGCCGGCGGCAGGCAGACCGTAGCGGTCCGCGACTCGGTCGATCAGTGACGCGGTCAGCTCCCCGGCCAGCGGCACGGTCCGTAACACCCCTGCTGTCACAGCTCTCCCCGACGCCCTGTCCTGATCCTCTCCAGCGCCCTGACCCGCTACAGCTTGAACTCGAGGTCGACGATGTCCTTGAGTTCCACT comes from the Streptomyces angustmyceticus genome and includes:
- a CDS encoding TniQ family protein, whose amino-acid sequence is MTAGVLRTVPLAGELTASLIDRVADRYGLPAAGVLRLWTCRNSPARHDGGGVRADAEVVLNEAGRAVLAELCGVEPTVLARALPAFTVDDPKIGTGREAAVAQARWRAAGAVAGPAAFGCRLCTARRTGAAVRAVRYVPRWQRVCVRHGRWLLSADADQPLEHLDLGSVPEVVAAQRRWPGVARRAGRAGVEPEQAFQLAHAVVARWWEQALYWEQEEVWPYRLHQLAGGSVGDELAKWRIVGRDAAIFPEVVAVAGALLEPAMAELAWRASGGLRPRARDTGDAFCRRLGERVGRAWLGPLLAADTGSPLSDFTGAVVRARRGEAGPPGWREDPWHVKREQQPATMAGQLRILAAEQQSGGSGSRWRATVSAEHRCHITQLVDEAREELVELRGVHSGTTAEVARTLLEHLSRSAALIDQAIVHTAAAAVTAGVALEEIAAWSRLPAQELAEIVAADPDDG